From a region of the Neisseria subflava genome:
- a CDS encoding DUF1444 family protein has product MSFFSKLFRSKPKLMTWQEFVEYFARRIQEELDLEAKIDWGENIASSPIIVQFSEDDEASYSTYLSNHYTSYLQNPEVLEAIVAANLAVIDKIQDADAGVSAQQILPTIKNTIYLENARLITNTDEAEPADYLVYKPIAGDIMLLYMVDTEESMHTLNREHMKEAGIEDEDALYRTAMDNLRQRMNGHVQIHHAEGWSLSQIHLDNDYDASLILLLDEVLKDDPMLPANPVFAVPARNALLVCSPSDEEALQAMANIALQAFEDSAYAISTQLYQYHNGTINVFRAN; this is encoded by the coding sequence ATGTCTTTTTTCAGCAAGTTGTTCCGATCCAAACCTAAATTAATGACTTGGCAGGAATTTGTCGAATACTTTGCCCGTCGCATCCAAGAAGAATTGGATCTTGAGGCGAAAATCGACTGGGGCGAAAATATTGCTTCTTCGCCCATCATTGTCCAGTTTTCCGAAGACGATGAAGCATCGTACAGTACATATTTGAGCAACCATTACACAAGTTATCTGCAAAATCCCGAGGTCTTGGAGGCTATTGTTGCTGCCAATTTAGCGGTTATCGATAAGATTCAGGACGCTGATGCCGGTGTTTCAGCACAACAAATTCTTCCGACGATTAAAAATACGATTTATCTGGAAAATGCCAGACTGATTACAAATACGGACGAAGCCGAACCTGCCGATTACCTGGTATACAAACCGATTGCCGGCGATATCATGTTGCTTTATATGGTGGATACGGAAGAATCCATGCATACGCTCAATCGTGAGCATATGAAAGAGGCCGGTATTGAAGATGAGGACGCCTTGTATCGTACCGCCATGGATAATTTGCGCCAACGGATGAATGGACATGTCCAAATTCATCATGCCGAAGGTTGGTCATTGTCTCAAATCCATTTGGACAACGACTATGATGCTTCCCTGATTTTGCTTTTGGACGAAGTACTTAAAGACGATCCTATGCTGCCGGCCAACCCTGTTTTTGCAGTCCCGGCACGCAACGCCCTGCTCGTTTGCAGCCCGTCCGATGAAGAAGCTTTGCAGGCGATGGCGAATATTGCCCTGCAGGCATTTGAAGACTCTGCCTACGCGATTTCTACCCAGCTTTACCAGTACCATAAT